Genomic DNA from Epinephelus moara isolate mb chromosome 24, YSFRI_EMoa_1.0, whole genome shotgun sequence:
atccaaaaacgttAAAAAGTTCTTGATGAaatgaagtcataggggtctgtgtttacatcatcggtttacaaactctcacacaacccatacagtataatccaagtcttatccAGTCCAAACTTTAAATGGCAGCCATATTACTCAGGTTGAGTCCTACAAATATCTCAGAATTACACTTGACAGTCGACTAACATTCAAGACTCATATTCAACAGTTgactcaaaaattaaaaatcacacTAGGCTTCCTGTATAGAATTAAAGGCTGTCTGTCTTCTTCCAGCCGTAATATTATTGTGCAGTCAACCTTCATGTCTGTTCTGGACTATGGTGACATTCTGTATTGTCATGCTGCTCCATCAACACTTCAGTTAAACCCTGTGTATCACAGTGCATTATGGTTTATCACAAATGACGCATTTCATACTCATCATTGTTCTCTGTATCAAACAGTTGGATGGACTTCCTTACAGACAAGAAGAAATATCCAtctcatgttatttatttttaaagctctACTGTTAAAGCTACCAAACTACCTCacatctcttctctctttcaaaTCCAGTAACTACAGTACACGATCCAGTAACTACCTAACCTTAGATATCCCCTGCATGCGCACAAATGTTGGTAGATCTGGTTTCAGGTACTATGCACCTTTTAAATGGAACGAGTTACAATCGACCCTCAAACTTGAATCTTTTGTTCCTCTTGGAGTTTTTAAAGCTTCTCTAtctgatgtttttcatgattcatgtaactgtttttattaattCCTTGTTGTGTTGTTCCTGCTTGTGTCtgcgtgtttttgttgttatgggTGTTGCTTTGTTCTCAGGTctctcttgaaaaagagatctTGATCTCAATGAGACTGCCTgattaaataaagattaaataaaaaaatttttttttaaaaagtatgcttagtgcttcccaaacagacagccctttccagcagggaactgaactaaaatggaatttatctatgctctcttcaaagccagactccattgacaaaaacagtaatctTAAtccactgaacacaggagctgctggtctatcactgccttgatcagttagctGGTTCGTGTCATTGTGTCACTTCGGTGAATCTGAATGAACCTTTTACAACTCCGGTCACAGAataagtcacacaataacacaaaaaaaattactgATCAAGGCAGAAGTAGACCAGCAGCCCCCTGTGTTCAACcatgtaaaattactgtttttgtcaatggagtctggttttgaagagagGATAAATAAGTTTCACTTCAGTTTAGTTCCCTGTTGTAAAGGCtctctgtttgggaagtactgagcatacgacttgatgaatgagacttggattacactgcaagagttgtgtgagaaatagtaaacagatgttttgatatagttttgctgttgttaaaccccAGACCCTTTTGACTTCACTTCATCAAGAACTTTCTTATTTTTGAACTCTTTGTTCACTGAGGCATGaggcattgttttgttttattttgtttatgtgcaGACCTCCCATTTAACTCCAGTTTAACTTCTCATCTTGCTCCAGGTGTGGTGAGAGGTGAACCATAAATGCAACTTTCAACCAGAGAGGGCAGCAAATCATAACTCTGGAAACCAGGCAAATCTGTGAGCTACTGTTTTATGTGCTCTGGTGTATTTGCAATTTGGTTTGTATTCACTAGCATcatttgtaaatgtgtttggTCATCCTCAAGCCACAGGGCATCTTATACAAAACATCTAATGTACTGTATACTATACTATTGATTCTGTGTTTTTAGACACATCAGCTTTATATAACttcccctaaccctaacctaaaataaatgtaattatttttctgttccTCTACTGAGACGCTCACCAGGATTTTGGGGAATGAGTTCATTGGCTCCTCTTCTTTGGGTACAATACGGATGTAGAAGACAGCAGGGAATATGAAGATGAGACAAGGGGCAGATGTGGCACCTGTAAAGCAGACAAAAAGCACAAAATTATTCATGAACCGAGTTCCTCCATGAATTGTCATTCCCTTCAGGTCTCATTAAGAGCTGCAGTAGGTCTGACAGCACCCTAGAGATGATATGGAAATTAGCAGAAAAGATGGGAAAATGAGTTAGTTCATTTGCAAACTTTGAAGCAGTCTGCACTTTGAGGTGAAAAGTGTGATTCAGCACAGTAAAAACTCCAAACAGAGGTATACTGTAAGAGCTATTGTTTTGATTATGTAACATATATAAGAGAATGGCAGTATTCATAATACACCAATACCTAGAATTTAAAGAGATCATCGAAGCCACTCAGGATTTGTCTGGGTGCCTAGTAACTAAGTATGTCTAAATGTTTTGATGCTTCAAAACCACTCTTGTCCCAGGGTTGGTCGAACCTACCAATGACCCCAAAGATGCCCAGGATGTTGGGGGCAAAGATGACCAGCAGGTTGATGGAAGTGAGCAGAACGATGGCAATGGCGATGTGACGGGGCCAGTTGAAGGTCTTGTTTGGAAACATCATTTGCTGGATCGCTCTCCGTACCTGATTATAACAAAAAAGCCATTTTAACAATTGTTGCTGCGTGAAGAAAATAACTGCTTTGTAATTTCCCAGAAGGGAGCCAATGTGTAAACTTAGggaaacttcagtatttttgaacctgggccctatttttccatgtggttgtgtttaagtgactaatggagacaacaatttctGAAACCACTAAAAaggcttgtttttgtcactgacaggctcagattgttattatgagtgtctgacaacattatgggaaAGACCTTACtaagaaatgaaatgtttttccttaCCTTAGTCTTACTCTTCCACATTGCCGAAATCAACCCAATATTTAATCATGACATTAAAAATCTTTTAGATGAATGCAAACAATCAGGTAAACAACAACACTGCTGGAGACTCTGTGGGCAGGTGAATGTCAATCACTCACATAGATAGGTCATAtataaaactacaaacattctGGGATGGGATTACTCTGATCCTTAAGAGAGTTCTGGGTTACAAGATCCCAAGGGACCAACAGATTGTGACTAGGGATTAATACCTTAGGACATTATTAATAAGAAGGATACTCGTTCAAAATCCTTATACTGACATGCAAAAAGGCCAATACTAGGGGCTGGCTGAAACTTGACCCTCCAAGTCCAGGACAGTGGATGGACATTGTAGATGAACTGTACTTCCATGGAAAAACTGACCTTTCACCTGAGGACTAAAGCAAGGACGCATGTGCAGCGCTGAGATAAATGGACAGACTATGAGAGAAATTAGATGTTATTTCGTCAGCTGGTCTGAAGACATGTATCAAAAAGTTGTAAACTAAAGGCAGCTACACTTTCTGTACCCCAACACATCAAACTCTTCCCAGCACTCCTCTTTCCAACTCTTACTAATGTTTCCACCGTTGTTTTTCatgcaacaagtcacctctctTGAGATTTTAGAACAAGACATCTCCAgtcaggggcgtcggtggcttagtggtagagcaggcgccccatgtacaaagctgttgccgcagcggcccgggttcgagtccagcctgtggccctttgctgcatgtcatcccttctctctctccccctttcacacttaactgtcctgtccattaaaggcaaaaaatatcttaaaaaaaaaaaaaaagacatctccAGTCAGTCTCCGTAGGgtcttttccataatgttgtcagatacttataaaaacaatctgagcctgtcaatggcaaaaacaagcaactCTTATTGACCTTAACTGAAGGTGCACATTTGTTtgtagggattacattgcagcctatTTAGTCGCGACATCTCTctaaatactggaccagtttccaAAATGGTTGTCTCCATTAGTtgcttagacacaaaaacacgggaaaatagggtccaggttgaaaaatacataaGTTTCCCTCTGAGGTGCTAAACTTGTACTTACAGGAAAGAGCACAATGGGTACAGTGAGTGTGACAGCAGTGAGCACAGCCACACGCACGCACAAAATCAAAGTGTCATACGGATCAATGCGGCTGTAGGTGTGAAGCAGCTCGGCTTCCACTTCACCTGAAAGAGATCAGAAGAGAGGAACATAGAGTAGGTCCAAGAATGATGAGGGAAGATCAGTCTTTCCTGAACCAGCTGGCAAACCGCCATTTGTGATGATAATATGAATTGAAATATCATCATAATACAAGTAAAATATTAATGTTAACTggtaaatattttaacaaatagCAATGAGAACAATGTagaaatcatgttttgtttgttaacaTTACATAAATGCTACCATACACCTAATAAACCCTTATAAATAATGATGGCTTTTCAGTGCagtagatatagatatatagataagTTATCTTGAATTTTGAATAAATAGTTATTGTAAAAGTTACAATCTGACCACTAGAGGGGGCAGACGCATCGTGATGCTTTCCAGCATACAGGATTACTGTGCTGCTATGACATAGTTATTTAGACCTAATATTGTGCTGATGACCTTGTAAACCTACATGTAACAAAATAACGTGGATgtttaaagaaaattaaaaggcAAAATGAGGCAGtgtgatagatagatagacagatagatagatagatagatagatagatagatagatagatagatagatagatagacataGAAACATAGGTACAGACAGATCAAGCGAGAGACAGAATATTCTGCGATGGGAGGAGGACCAGGCCTCACCATAGAAAGTTAGGTATCCAAAAAGGGCAGCCAGGAAGTACATGCAGTACATGACTGCAATGGAGATGTTggacacatgctgcatctttttCTTGGTGGGACTGAAATCAGAAGATATTGCCAtgtgatgtcacacacacacacaaacataaacacagacacacacacactcacacacacataacatcaGGGCATCCACTGTCACATTATTGTATATGCCCATATACAAAGCACGTAGCCCGGTGACTACAAAATACCATCTTTAGCTGCAGGGCTACTTTAGTTGGAAGAAAAAGCTTCAAAGATTCAATAACACATCACAATTAATCTTAGGAAAAGAAGCAACAGTGGTTCAAAGCGGGATGATAAAGTTAAACTAACAACATGCTACATCATACAAGCAGTGCCAacgcatttcaaaataaattgaaaGCAGTGCATGTGACTAGTTTGTGATCAGCCAAGCACAGATCAGACATAGTGGCTTTCCTCTTTGTTACGCAACTCATTTCTTGTCCAAAAAATAGCAGGAGTTTTCCATCATAAGAACATACTTGCGCAGCTCTGTGTAGATGGGCAGGACCTCGGGGTGGCACACAAAGGCGAACGCCAGGATGGGGATGGTGTAGGCCGTCTGAAAATGAACCCCAACAGGTCACCATAGATACAGCAGCGCCATCCCAGACGTCTTACCACCAACCTCGCGCTTTACTGCCCATTACTCCCTCAGACACATCACAGAGAGCTAATTGTTTCCCTGTGATTAACTTGGCCCTGGCTGTGGACCAGCCTTAGCCTGTTTAAGAATGCCTTACTTGTAAGCTGCTAAGCAGCAGGGATTTATCCTACTAGCCCGGGTTAGGAAAGTCTCATACAACTTTAAGGGATACGAATAAACACTTGATAGGGAACAACTAGTCAGTATTTGTTAATGCTCTGCAAAGTTAAACTGTTGCAGTTATGTAATGTTACAATCAAACAAGTTTAAAGGGAGAGTTGGGATCTTTCAGAGTCGTTGTATGAGCTACTCATCCAAAtacagtgtattacatacaataGATGACAgtcggcacacccccagttGGGAGATACAGAGTGTTCAGCAACAAGACCTATTTTAGCCACCCAAAAAAGTCCTACCTAAAAATCTCAATATTAGTTTCAGTGTAGGGTATAATTAGATTTTTTGCGGTGCAATTTCCAGCGGGaaaattaaagtgttttatcGCTTTCTTCatagccagactccattgagaaaacaagtgatttaacatcacagAACACAACAGCTGCTGGACTACCTCTGCCTTTATCAgtaattttatttgtgttaatgtgtgactttggcgtttAAAAGGGTtggttcggattcaccaaagtggcacattaacacacacaaacttactgatcaaggcagcggtagaccagcagctcccatgttgaGTGAGCCAAAATTAtcatttttgtcaatggagtctggtggactTGAACCAAAGCTGTTATTGGCTTCCCCATCAGAGCTGGCTGCCTGAcggaaaaataaagaaataaaaacatagcatacactcaatatagcgtacacttaaaacTGTTATAGATGATATAGAtattaggtgggacttttttaggtggttaaaataGGTTTTTCTGCTGCTCCAATCCACAGCATCACATTGCTGAGCaatgacatctactgtatgatATACACTGACTACGGATAAGTACCCCGTACTACTTTGAAGAGAATCTCAACTATCCCTTTCAGCATCTAGCTGTGATTAAGAGTACTTAACGAGTCTTCTCCTGTTGTGAAGCTATGTACTGTGTGAAAAATAAGGGTACTTTGAGAATGTCGAGTCTTTCCCATTTCATTCATTACCCATGTCTTTGGCCCACAAAGGGCAAACTTGAAGATCTGACTGTGAGCGCTAGAATGCCAAAGCAATTTTTATTCCTCTGCTGATAGCAGCAGACAGCTCAGAGGTCACTGTCCATCTTTGAGCCTTGCATTAAATGCAGACTACTGTCTATCATTAACAGCTTCACAAAAGCCCTGATCTCCTGTTGAGTGCAACTGAGCGCTTCAAACCAAGTGCGACTTCCATGCTTGAATTGTGAACCGTAACTGGCAACATGCTGAAGATGACTATAACATAAGTAAGTGGCTGTCAGTGGCCATGGCAGTGGAGGTGGATTTGCAGACTGAGTGACATGCGTTAAACCTACTTGTGAGTTGAGGTTGGCCATTTTGGGAATACAGGCAGGATCAGGCTCCCCACCGGGATCTGTGGCACTGACATTCAGCCCAGTGGCAGTGCCATTCAATGCAAAGTCCATAAACGGACAAGGGGTATTGAACTTCTTGTAGATGACCTGTGCAGTGCAGAGGAGAGGCGTAAGCAGAGACAAAGGCTGTGGGACACTGTTCGCATACAGACAGGCAGAAAATATGGGCCTGAGAGAGACAGccagggaaagagagagagagagagcgatgCATGGATTACAGCTCACACAGCCAAAACTAGGTCAGAGAAAGACAAGAGAACCAACACAGCCTGGAACCGCAGCGTGCAAACATTAGTCCATGGCAATGAGTAGAGAGAGAAGGGAATACTAAAGAGATGGTGGGAAGGTGAAAAAACAACCCTGTTACAGACAGATCCCAGTGCATCTGAATATGCTGCCTTCATGTTTCTGCCAACAGACAAGAAACAAGACATGATGGCTGGTTTACATGTACGTATACAGAGAGATAGAGGACGTACCGAAACGAGGAAGAAAACCATGCAGCTCAGGGAGAAACCACTGGTGTATCCCAGGTACCCTAAAACACAAACGCTTCATTAGCATGTCTCTTATCTGGGATTACATGGTCATGCTTATTCTAAACTCTATTACACTACGGCTGATGTGTGGGAAATGCTGTTTAACTCTACTAACTAATCACTTGAGAGGTAAATTCCCTGTTGAACTGCGTCTTTAAGCCTTGTGGCGAACTAGGCTGATTTAATGTGCGGTAAGGAGTCAGAGCTCATTACTGGACTCTTACTGCACTGGCTCTGTTGTCCTTGATGTCTCGGCAGGAGACAGACTTCTTACACGAGGTCAGCCAATACGCCCCCTTTTCTCACTTCTAAACTGGCTCTCCCTGCTTTTACTCTTCTTTCCATCTGTTTTGTTTCATGGACTTGCTCATCTGAGGAGCTGTGATGCAGACTGACCACATGACACTCGCCCAACCTTGTGAAAACACATTGGGGGTTTTTTGTGTTGCAAGAGCAACAGAGGCTTGTTATTCTAAAGTGAGTGAACCCTTGCAGTCTAGCAGTGTGCTGGCAATTAGTAGGCATGGCTACACAATGAAATCAGGTGTGACTTGAAGAAGCAGGGGCATAAGCCATGTACCAAGGGACATCTCAGGAGGACAACATCGGAAATGGTCACggaaacaggaagagaggaagggaggagaaaGATTCTTTCTGCCaggaaaaaatctaaataatttCCAGCTCTGACGTGGAAATTAACAATTATTTGTTACAataagttgcataattgcctagagttggttcgtgttctcacagcagcatttacaagcagaccagataaaatgcctgcacgagaaagctgctcttgattggccAGAATTTCCAtacgggaaaaatccaggaagtaaacaaaacgttgaagaaggtACAGagaatgtgactgcagttggttcagattgaggtcggaacacgttctcaccacaaatgaaccgcaccacaattcgtttgtaaccggactgagaccacctcttcaaggaggtctcggtccggttgttttggtgtgcaccaaagtgtgattgctgtgctcccacctgcccaaatgaacctcacttagggggcaaacgaacttgagttcaactgaaccaaaccaaacagggcaggtgtgaaagcactctGAGCTCAAATCTTTGCAATACACCCCTTGGGATATCTAACTATCTAACTCATATTTATAAGGTGACAAGGAGGCCTTTAAGGTTTTCAAAGGGTAGTTAAAGAGCTTGCTATTTAGGCACAATACCAAGGTTCAAGCCATGATGCTGTCAAACATCTCAACACTGTAAACCTAGGGGGAAACAGCAAGTTGTGCACTACGCTCccatcagtggtgtagtggagggtatactcaggtatacagggtatacccaCTTGTTTTTCTATCCATtgacagtatacccacctatcagctaaaaagccattgtaatacataggagagtatgcccacttcctcatcgGTAACCTACCTAtgtacctagtagtacacccacctcatcaattaccactacaccactggctCCCATGACAACGGCGTCACTGTTATCAGCGGTAACTGctgtatgagcgcagtgcagagcagcagcgattagctagccagtgggacacacaAACAGGGACTCACGTGCACTAACATAAACGCATAGCTGGACCGGCtacaacaacaaagaacagagaagcttgtattacaacacacacagaggaagcgtgacttcattctctgctcaggacgccattattccactatatctttatatagcaaatagctgtttgctgctatattaatgctctgaatgtcacatagtGCTTCTCTACGGCAAATATTGCTGTGCAACAAACATTACTGAGTCAACTGGCAGACTCAGTAATGTCACTTGTGCATTTTAGCTAAATGTAAAGATTGTTCAGCATGACATTATTGTGTAGCCACAGCAGCCGCTATTCAGCAAGTTACATAGTCTCGCTGTAACCAAatcatgccaaaaaaaaatgacGCCAAAGCTGAAACACTATTAAGATGGGTGTCCTACTGAATGGCGAATGTGATATATACCATACTCACCCAGCTGTTTCATGAGAGCCAGTGGTAATATCACTGCAATAGAAACAATGATCACGAGGTAGTTCCCGTTCAGGTACCATTCACtgcagagaggcagaaagacacagagaatTACACGTATTGATTTGGAATCGCTCGGCTCAACCGCTCCACTCAATCTCAATCCTGTTAGGCGTTTGCACTGTGTTACATATTGATTGAGAAGACACGGGGGAGAAGTCAGTGAACAGTTGGAAAATGAGGTGCACACAAATAAGGCTTACATGGTGGAAAAAGCAGAGTTTTCTaattgaggattttttttgttgttgtatgtcCACCACTACGCCAAGTAGTTTTATTCAAAGCTGAAAAGAAACGAATACAAATTAAACCTGTTGGAATGAAATCAAATAGCCTACCTAGAGTGGAAAAAATAAGCCTCTTTGCTCCCTGTACCACCGGACACTAAGaactgtggctgctgctgggaCACAGAGGTCATGTCCTCTGTGTTGTTGATGTGAATGTTTTTAGAGGAAGTTAAATCACACACGATAGTTTTTTAGGCTGTTGGTGGTATTTTTTAGACTCAATGTCTTtatatttgacatttgacagcacaattaatgaaaacaaaattaagtGTCACCAAGATAATTATCCTGGCAGTGTGGAGAAGGCCAAAGAGTATATATATAACCaaactgttaaattaaaaaattatatgAGCGCAAAATcaattataaaaacattttacagactTTTTGATGGCAAGTTAATAATTTTCTTAGAGGGGTGGGTTTGCTACGGGGGAAACTGTGACCTCAGTTTGCATAAAGTCCAGGCTACAGCCCTGCTGAGAACTTAATTCAAGTGTCAAGGATACGACCAACTGACTGGTAACTGAATGGCTGACTAGCCATATCCTCTCATattgacaatatgacaatatATGTCATATTGCTCAACCTTTAACCATTttaaacctgagcaaattggcttggtttcttttaaaaacatgggaaaaatgcaatgagcaatgaaagaagaaatgcccccccccccccccccccaaaaaaagcaAGAAATTCGTAAAAAGAGANAGGGGAAAAATGCAATGACCAAGGAAAGAagaaatccccccccccccccccccccccccccccaaaaaatcaagaaattcataaaaagagaaaatcaaaaacaagaaaatttgaaaaaaagaaaggaaagttaaaaaaaaaaaaaattacatttaaaaaaaagttatgacCTAGAAAAAGagcttaaaaaatataataattctgtaacataattttaaatataaaataacgataataacaaatataaatatagtttttcttcagcttttttaaaatgattttctaaatcttttttttttttttgcaatttatgGAAC
This window encodes:
- the LOC126386753 gene encoding sodium-coupled neutral amino acid transporter 3-like isoform X2, yielding MSEDKPADNVETAPAEVNAIPNGKGHEPGEEITASAKTPPAEAGENPHRTENAEANLPEGQEFISGMDDKKTTRFTDFEGKTSFGMSVFNLGNAIMGSGILGLAYAMANTGVVLFLILLTVVAVLSSYSIHLLLKSSGIVGIRAYEQLGFRAFGTPGKMAAGIAITLQNIGAMSSYLYIVKYEFPLVIQAFLKVDKPAGEWYLNGNYLVIIVSIAVILPLALMKQLGYLGYTSGFSLSCMVFFLVSVIYKKFNTPCPFMDFALNGTATGLNVSATDPGGEPDPACIPKMANLNSQTAYTIPILAFAFVCHPEVLPIYTELRNPTKKKMQHVSNISIAVMYCMYFLAALFGYLTFYGEVEAELLHTYSRIDPYDTLILCVRVAVLTAVTLTVPIVLFPVRRAIQQMMFPNKTFNWPRHIAIAIVLLTSINLLVIFAPNILGIFGVIGATSAPCLIFIFPAVFYIRIVPKEEEPMNSFPKILAACFAGIGFLFMVMSLSFIIIDWTSGTSKAASGH
- the LOC126386753 gene encoding sodium-coupled neutral amino acid transporter 3-like isoform X1, producing MSEDKPADNVETAPAEVNAIPNGKGHEPGEEITASAKTPPAEAGEKETVPNSAHDASPHRTENAEANLPEGQEFISGMDDKKTTRFTDFEGKTSFGMSVFNLGNAIMGSGILGLAYAMANTGVVLFLILLTVVAVLSSYSIHLLLKSSGIVGIRAYEQLGFRAFGTPGKMAAGIAITLQNIGAMSSYLYIVKYEFPLVIQAFLKVDKPAGEWYLNGNYLVIIVSIAVILPLALMKQLGYLGYTSGFSLSCMVFFLVSVIYKKFNTPCPFMDFALNGTATGLNVSATDPGGEPDPACIPKMANLNSQTAYTIPILAFAFVCHPEVLPIYTELRNPTKKKMQHVSNISIAVMYCMYFLAALFGYLTFYGEVEAELLHTYSRIDPYDTLILCVRVAVLTAVTLTVPIVLFPVRRAIQQMMFPNKTFNWPRHIAIAIVLLTSINLLVIFAPNILGIFGVIGATSAPCLIFIFPAVFYIRIVPKEEEPMNSFPKILAACFAGIGFLFMVMSLSFIIIDWTSGTSKAASGH